In Methanofervidicoccus sp. A16, the sequence GATGGTAAGGTATTTATAGAAAAAACATGCCCTGAACATGGAAAATTTAGAGATATCTACTGGGGTGATGCAGAGTTATATAAGAAGTATAACAGTTATCAGTATATAAGTAGTATTGAGGTAACCCATAGTAAGACAGAAAAAGGCTGTCCATACGACTGTGGATTATGTCCCAACCATAAAACAACAACTGTACTTGCAAATATCGATTTAACTAACAGATGTAATTTGAACTGTCCCATATGTTTTGCAAATGCAGGTAAAACTGGGGTAGTCTATGAGCCAACTTTTCAGGAAGTAAAGAGGATGATGGAGATCTTAAGAAGTGAGATTCCACCTACTCCCGCCATACAGTTTGCAGGGGGAGAGCCTACACTGAGGAAGGACCTCTTCGATATTATAAAGTTGGCCAAGGAAATGGGATTTCTACATATCCAATTGGCTACAAACGGTATAAAGTTAAAAAACAAAGAGTATTTAAGAGAACTTAAAGAGGCAGGTTTATCTACAATCTATCTCCAATTTGATGGAATGTCAGAGAAACCCTATTTAATTGCCAGAGGAAAGAACCTTCTACCATTTAAGATGAAGGTAATTGAGAACTGTAGAGAGGTAGGATTCAACAGTGTAGTTCTCGTTCCTACCTTAGTAAGGGGAGTTAACGATGGAGAGGTTGGAGATATAATAAACTATGCAGTTGAAAATTTTGACGTTGTTAGAGGTGTTAACTTTCAACCAGTCTCTTTTACTGGCAGAACAGATGAGAAGAAGAGACTTGAGAGTAGGATAACAATTCCCGACTTTATGAAATTAGTTGAAGAGCAAACTAACGGAGAGATCTCTAGGGACGACTTCTATCCAGTGCCTGTTGTTGCTCCAATATCTTCATTTGTTGAAAGTATATCAAATATGAAAAAACCTATTTTAGGATCCCATCAACACTGTGGAGTATCCACCTATGTATTCGTTGAAGATGGTAAGATGATCCCTATTACAAGGTTCTTTGATGTTGAGGGCTTTTTGGAGATTATAAGGGAGAAAAATGAGGAGTTAAAAGATTCAAAAAAGGGTAAAATTAGATCTGTTTTAGATCTAAGTATAAATATATTGAAACTAATTGATAGAGAAAAGGCACCTAAAAGTATCAATGTAAAAAATTTTGCCAACGTTATAATAGGGAT encodes:
- the tes gene encoding tetraether lipid synthase Tes, which codes for MKEVVGTTVSICPKCYKKIPATLYEEDGKVFIEKTCPEHGKFRDIYWGDAELYKKYNSYQYISSIEVTHSKTEKGCPYDCGLCPNHKTTTVLANIDLTNRCNLNCPICFANAGKTGVVYEPTFQEVKRMMEILRSEIPPTPAIQFAGGEPTLRKDLFDIIKLAKEMGFLHIQLATNGIKLKNKEYLRELKEAGLSTIYLQFDGMSEKPYLIARGKNLLPFKMKVIENCREVGFNSVVLVPTLVRGVNDGEVGDIINYAVENFDVVRGVNFQPVSFTGRTDEKKRLESRITIPDFMKLVEEQTNGEISRDDFYPVPVVAPISSFVESISNMKKPILGSHQHCGVSTYVFVEDGKMIPITRFFDVEGFLEIIREKNEELKDSKKGKIRSVLDLSINILKLIDREKAPKSINVKNFANVIIGILKGNYNSLAKLHHNLLMISCMHFMDPYNFDIRRCERCCIHYAIPDGRVIPFCTFNTIHRPLMFNKNNKNKDN